The Acidobacteriota bacterium nucleotide sequence CGACCCGGAAGTTCCTGCTCAAGAAGAACGCGTAGCTGGCGCGTTCCGTCCCCACCTTCCCGTGATAGAGAGCTGTCAAAGGCTGTCTCTACCCTATCCTTATATATTGTGATCATGAAGCTCCGCGTGAACGGAGAGGACCGTGGCTTCGCCGCGGCGACGCTGGCGGCGCTGGTCGAAGAGCTGGGGATGAAGAGCGACCGCGTGGCGGTG carries:
- the thiS gene encoding sulfur carrier protein ThiS, translating into MKLRVNGEDRGFAAATLAALVEELGMKSDRVAVELNREIVPRAQWQATALREGDELEIVHFVGGG